Proteins encoded in a region of the Candidatus Binatia bacterium genome:
- a CDS encoding acyl-CoA dehydrogenase family protein, producing the protein MRPTATPEQEELRFAVRDFCAREVTPDRLQTWETTADGADPALRAAVAALGWLGLGAPVSAGGSGASLTDVALLVAECARGLVPRSVLGVIRGVVVLASVAPGSAVLPELLAGRKRLAIAFDEEGARRPESFETKIESTPTGDVVRGAKAYVPDAKAAEFHLVAGQGPDGAALVLVDAGAGHVRLQELKTFGGDRQAHVDYDGATVREALGGGAALFLRVQRTQEALALAEMVGGMEAVLDATVDYAKEREQFGQKIALFQAVRHQLADMSIRLSASRHLAWRAITRVDAGKLEGHEVESALAYVGRSFRELCVGGHHIHGGAGFVVEHPLRFHSERAQSLAVRYAPEAPALEAVARALLD; encoded by the coding sequence ATGCGGCCGACTGCGACACCCGAGCAGGAAGAGCTTCGCTTCGCCGTGCGCGATTTCTGCGCACGCGAAGTCACCCCGGATCGATTGCAGACGTGGGAGACGACGGCTGACGGTGCGGATCCGGCCTTGCGCGCCGCGGTCGCCGCGCTCGGATGGCTGGGGCTCGGAGCGCCCGTCTCCGCGGGGGGGAGCGGGGCTTCGCTCACCGATGTCGCGCTGCTGGTGGCGGAGTGCGCCCGCGGGCTCGTGCCGCGATCTGTTCTGGGCGTCATCCGCGGCGTCGTGGTGCTCGCGTCCGTCGCCCCGGGGAGCGCGGTTCTGCCGGAGCTTCTCGCGGGCCGCAAGAGGCTGGCGATCGCGTTCGACGAAGAGGGGGCTCGCCGTCCGGAGTCGTTTGAGACGAAGATCGAGTCCACGCCGACCGGAGACGTCGTGCGGGGCGCGAAGGCGTACGTCCCGGATGCAAAGGCCGCGGAGTTTCACCTGGTCGCGGGGCAGGGGCCCGACGGAGCCGCCCTTGTCCTTGTCGACGCGGGAGCCGGTCACGTGCGCCTCCAGGAGTTGAAGACGTTCGGCGGAGATCGCCAGGCGCACGTCGACTACGACGGCGCTACAGTACGCGAGGCGCTCGGGGGTGGAGCCGCGCTGTTCTTGCGGGTGCAGCGCACGCAGGAGGCGTTGGCGCTCGCGGAGATGGTCGGCGGGATGGAAGCCGTGCTCGACGCGACGGTCGACTACGCCAAGGAGCGTGAGCAGTTCGGGCAGAAGATCGCGTTGTTTCAGGCGGTCCGTCATCAGCTCGCCGACATGTCGATCCGACTATCCGCGTCGCGCCATCTGGCGTGGCGGGCGATCACGCGGGTCGATGCTGGTAAGCTTGAAGGGCACGAGGTCGAGAGTGCTCTTGCCTATGTGGGGCGGTCCTTTCGCGAGTTGTGTGTGGGCGGGCATCACATCCACGGTGGCGCCGGCTTCGTCGTCGAGCATCCCCTGCGATTCCATAGTGAGCGCGCGCAGAGCCTTGCGGTTCGCTACGCTCCCGAGGCGCCTGCGTTGGAAGCGGTCGCGCGCGCGCTCCTCGATTGA
- a CDS encoding acyl-CoA dehydrogenase family protein — MDYELSPRERAWREEVRGFISAHVDDALADETRARGNEGRGPLALAFLEALKARGWWGLAWPQEYGGLGKSAIEQWIFIDEIESAGAPMLPLTVTSVAPTIMRIGNEDQKQDWLPRIQDGEIEFALGYSEAEAGTDLASLRTQAVLDGDEWVVSGAKMWNTMAHHATHNWLAVRTEPDARKHKGISMMIVPMDAPGVSVQPIWVWPGLRTNAVFFDDVRVPRSYLIGERGMGFYYAAMALNFERLSIGSIGMARCHFRALVDEVRTRVVDGRPLREVPWVRERLARLQVEIDAAGMLGLQTAWAQDQGGVPAAESSMAKIQVSELSQRIADEGCEILGLNGQLHADDERALAGGRMQWLYRLSPMLAFGGGTNEVQRDIIGFMGLGLPRK; from the coding sequence ATGGACTACGAGCTCAGTCCTCGCGAGCGTGCGTGGCGGGAAGAGGTGCGGGGGTTCATCTCGGCACACGTCGACGACGCGCTGGCCGACGAGACGAGAGCCCGGGGCAACGAAGGCCGTGGCCCGCTCGCGCTCGCGTTTCTCGAGGCACTCAAGGCGCGCGGTTGGTGGGGGCTCGCATGGCCCCAGGAGTACGGTGGTCTGGGGAAGTCCGCGATCGAGCAGTGGATCTTCATCGACGAGATCGAGTCCGCCGGGGCTCCGATGCTGCCCCTCACGGTCACGTCGGTCGCGCCGACGATCATGAGGATCGGGAACGAGGACCAGAAGCAGGACTGGCTGCCGAGGATCCAGGACGGCGAGATCGAGTTTGCTCTCGGCTACTCCGAGGCCGAGGCGGGCACCGACCTTGCGTCGCTTCGCACGCAGGCCGTCCTCGACGGGGACGAATGGGTCGTGAGCGGGGCCAAGATGTGGAACACGATGGCGCACCACGCCACCCACAACTGGCTCGCCGTCCGCACGGAGCCCGACGCGCGCAAACACAAGGGCATCTCGATGATGATCGTGCCCATGGATGCCCCCGGAGTGAGCGTCCAGCCAATCTGGGTATGGCCGGGGCTTCGGACGAACGCCGTCTTCTTCGACGACGTCCGCGTGCCCCGCAGCTACCTCATCGGCGAGCGGGGCATGGGGTTCTACTACGCGGCGATGGCGCTCAATTTCGAGCGCCTCTCGATCGGTTCGATCGGGATGGCCCGCTGTCATTTTCGAGCGCTCGTCGACGAGGTCCGCACGCGTGTGGTCGATGGTCGTCCGCTCCGTGAAGTTCCGTGGGTACGAGAGCGACTCGCGCGGCTGCAGGTCGAGATCGATGCGGCGGGCATGTTGGGGCTCCAGACCGCATGGGCACAGGATCAGGGCGGGGTTCCGGCGGCGGAATCTTCGATGGCGAAGATCCAGGTGTCGGAGCTGAGCCAGCGCATCGCTGACGAGGGGTGTGAGATCCTCGGTTTGAATGGACAGCTCCATGCAGATGACGAACGCGCGCTCGCGGGCGGCCGGATGCAGTGGCTCTATCGGCTATCTCCGATGCTTGCGTTTGGCGGTGGGACCAACGAGGTCCAGCGCGACATAATCGGATTCATGGGCCTCGGGCTGCCGCGGAAGTAG
- a CDS encoding ArsA-related P-loop ATPase: MSGARLAIITGKGGVGKTTVAAALGRAAAQEGRKVLVIEIATPGRLASVLDVDELATEPTEVHPNLYAVGLDEARSLEHLVDGLLPLRFLSRQLLSSETFRIVAAAVPGILEIALLAQIEEWMNASSLRRGGYDLVILDAPASGHSVPLLASPRTLSGLAAIGPLADTVRRISRCLEDPQRTMAFVVAIPEEWAVAEAIELVASLRDDLKVPVARPLLNAAFPRRFSKKDEKLLDEAEQNGTIDPELLIAGRYFLQRRKAAQKQGKSLKKGTGLGPVELPFVFSPTMAWEDLDPVADALRAGLAT, encoded by the coding sequence ATGTCCGGCGCACGTCTCGCGATCATCACCGGGAAGGGGGGCGTCGGTAAAACGACCGTCGCCGCCGCCCTCGGCCGCGCCGCAGCCCAGGAGGGACGCAAGGTTCTGGTGATCGAGATCGCGACCCCCGGACGCCTCGCCAGCGTGCTCGACGTCGACGAGCTCGCGACGGAGCCGACCGAAGTCCACCCCAACCTCTACGCGGTCGGCCTGGACGAGGCCCGGTCGCTGGAACATCTCGTCGACGGCCTTCTGCCGCTTCGCTTTCTGTCCCGCCAGTTGCTCTCCAGCGAGACGTTCCGGATCGTGGCAGCAGCGGTTCCGGGCATCCTCGAGATCGCCCTCCTCGCACAAATCGAGGAATGGATGAACGCGTCGAGCTTGCGCCGAGGCGGCTACGACCTCGTAATCCTCGACGCCCCGGCCAGCGGTCACTCCGTCCCCCTGCTCGCCTCCCCCCGCACCCTCTCCGGACTCGCGGCGATCGGGCCCCTCGCAGACACCGTCCGACGGATCTCCCGCTGCCTGGAAGACCCGCAGCGCACCATGGCCTTCGTCGTCGCGATCCCCGAGGAGTGGGCCGTCGCCGAGGCCATCGAACTCGTTGCTTCTCTGCGCGACGACCTGAAGGTGCCCGTCGCCCGTCCGCTGCTCAACGCCGCGTTCCCCAGGCGGTTCTCCAAGAAGGACGAGAAGCTGCTCGACGAGGCGGAACAGAACGGCACGATCGACCCCGAATTGCTGATCGCCGGCCGCTACTTCCTCCAGCGACGAAAGGCGGCCCAAAAGCAGGGGAAGTCCCTCAAGAAGGGCACGGGACTCGGCCCCGTCGAGCTACCGTTCGTGTTCTCGCCGACGATGGCGTGGGAGGATCTCGACCCGGTGGCCGACGCCCTCCGAGCGGGACTGGCCACATGA
- a CDS encoding ArsA-related P-loop ATPase, whose product MIERVLEGARVVVCLGPGGVGKTTTAAALAVAGAQRGRKVAVLTVDPAARLKDALELPEEPGKFHRIPLPDGTPGTLDAILLDSKSLFDELVTRLAPNFTVADRVLENPVYRNVAGAFAGSDAYMALEQLLDIVDNPAFDLIVVDTPPASHALELFDAPERILALLNSRALEYLSEPIRILGGATSRFTRGILSAVLDGLERMTGLSLLGDISSLATDFAGVAPAFRRRAESIHDLMRKDDTRYVLLASPDPHAARDTVQFAADIDEFGIALEAVVVNRVLRVSTDELPVPASEPVAVPSGEGWSATLARNLVTCARELEVLQDSQRAVIDALRIGLAEIRGSGEEEPATEPIWLELPALSPAPTTLAQIERLARGFASPPDLAMEWG is encoded by the coding sequence ATGATCGAACGCGTTCTCGAAGGCGCTCGCGTGGTCGTCTGCCTCGGCCCCGGCGGCGTGGGAAAGACGACGACCGCCGCCGCACTCGCGGTCGCCGGGGCGCAACGGGGCCGCAAGGTAGCCGTGCTCACGGTCGACCCGGCCGCACGCTTGAAGGATGCTCTCGAGCTCCCCGAAGAGCCCGGCAAGTTCCACCGTATTCCACTGCCCGACGGCACCCCCGGGACCCTGGACGCCATCCTTCTCGACTCCAAGAGCCTGTTCGACGAACTCGTGACGCGACTAGCTCCCAACTTCACCGTGGCGGACAGGGTGCTCGAGAACCCCGTCTATCGGAACGTGGCCGGCGCGTTCGCCGGCTCCGACGCCTACATGGCGTTGGAACAATTGCTGGACATCGTCGACAACCCGGCGTTCGATCTGATCGTCGTCGACACGCCGCCCGCGAGCCATGCCCTCGAACTGTTCGACGCTCCCGAGCGCATTCTCGCGCTGCTCAACTCGCGTGCGCTCGAGTATCTGAGCGAGCCCATCCGGATTCTGGGCGGCGCCACATCGCGGTTCACGCGCGGCATTCTGTCCGCCGTACTCGACGGGCTCGAACGCATGACCGGCCTCAGTCTGCTCGGCGACATCTCTTCGCTCGCGACCGACTTTGCGGGCGTTGCGCCCGCGTTCCGGCGACGCGCCGAGTCGATTCACGACCTCATGCGAAAAGACGACACCCGCTACGTGCTCCTCGCCTCCCCGGACCCGCACGCGGCGCGTGACACGGTTCAGTTCGCCGCCGACATCGACGAATTCGGAATCGCTCTCGAAGCAGTCGTCGTGAATCGGGTCCTGCGAGTCTCGACCGACGAGCTTCCAGTCCCGGCGAGCGAGCCGGTGGCCGTACCCTCGGGGGAGGGCTGGTCCGCCACCCTCGCGCGCAACCTCGTCACGTGTGCCCGCGAACTCGAGGTCCTTCAGGACTCACAACGCGCCGTGATCGATGCACTCCGGATCGGGCTCGCGGAAATCCGTGGATCCGGCGAGGAGGAGCCTGCGACCGAGCCCATCTGGCTCGAACTCCCGGCTCTCTCGCCCGCCCCGACGACCCTCGCGCAGATCGAGCGGCTCGCCCGCGGCTTCGCGTCGCCCCCCGACCTCGCGATGGAGTGGGGCTAG
- a CDS encoding LLM class flavin-dependent oxidoreductase, with translation MQFGIFYEHQIPRPWKDGDEHRLFQEALDQVALADRLGIDYAWEVEHHFLEEYSHSSAPEVFLAACSQRTKNIRLGHGITLMPPNYNHPARVAERIATLDLVSSGRVDWGTGESSSRSELEGFGIDPMKKREMWLEAVGETARMMSSSPYPGFDGKFFKMPHRNVVPKPMQTPHPPLWVACSNRETIRLAAKLGVGALTFAFVEPEEAKYWIEEYYETFEKECEPIGQAVNPNIAMVAGFMLHEDSETALQRGLEGFKFFGYALSHFYVTGTHVPGRFNVWDDFQKNGKFAWQPSSCVGNVDQVREHLEKFESLGVDQTIFIQQGGRNKHAHICESLELFSEQIQPAFKERHAKRVAEKAERLAPAIARAMEKVVPAREMDEVPPVESYPVLMQKMSQKTDESTIGNRLVASTSGARK, from the coding sequence ATGCAGTTCGGAATCTTCTACGAGCATCAGATCCCCCGGCCCTGGAAGGATGGCGACGAGCACCGCCTCTTCCAAGAAGCACTCGATCAGGTGGCGCTCGCCGACCGGCTCGGGATCGACTATGCGTGGGAAGTCGAGCATCACTTTCTCGAAGAGTACTCGCACTCTTCGGCGCCGGAGGTCTTCCTGGCTGCATGTAGCCAGCGGACGAAGAACATCCGCCTCGGCCACGGCATCACGTTGATGCCCCCAAACTACAATCATCCGGCCCGCGTTGCGGAACGTATCGCCACGCTGGACCTCGTCAGCAGCGGTCGCGTCGATTGGGGGACGGGTGAATCGAGTTCCCGCAGCGAACTCGAGGGCTTCGGCATCGACCCGATGAAGAAGCGGGAAATGTGGCTCGAGGCGGTCGGAGAGACGGCGCGGATGATGAGCAGCAGCCCGTATCCGGGTTTCGACGGCAAGTTCTTCAAGATGCCGCATCGCAATGTCGTCCCGAAACCGATGCAGACGCCGCATCCTCCCTTGTGGGTCGCGTGCTCGAATCGTGAGACGATTCGCCTCGCCGCCAAGCTCGGCGTCGGCGCGTTGACGTTCGCGTTCGTGGAGCCCGAAGAAGCGAAGTACTGGATCGAGGAGTATTACGAGACGTTCGAGAAGGAGTGCGAGCCGATCGGACAGGCCGTGAACCCGAACATCGCGATGGTTGCGGGCTTCATGCTTCACGAGGATTCCGAGACAGCACTGCAGCGCGGCCTCGAGGGTTTCAAGTTCTTTGGCTACGCGCTTTCACACTTCTACGTCACCGGTACGCATGTTCCCGGTAGGTTCAATGTCTGGGACGACTTCCAGAAGAACGGGAAGTTCGCGTGGCAACCGAGTAGCTGCGTCGGGAATGTCGATCAGGTGCGAGAGCACCTCGAGAAGTTCGAGTCGTTGGGCGTCGATCAGACGATCTTCATTCAGCAGGGTGGGCGGAACAAGCACGCACACATTTGCGAGTCGCTCGAACTCTTTTCGGAACAGATCCAGCCCGCGTTCAAGGAGCGCCACGCGAAGCGGGTCGCCGAGAAGGCCGAACGCCTGGCCCCGGCGATCGCTCGGGCGATGGAGAAGGTCGTGCCGGCAAGGGAGATGGACGAGGTTCCGCCCGTCGAGTCGTACCCGGTGCTGATGCAGAAGATGAGCCAGAAGACCGACGAATCCACGATTGGGAACCGACTCGTCGCGTCGACGTCCGGAGCTCGGAAGTAG
- a CDS encoding TetR/AcrR family transcriptional regulator — protein MPAGAPGLEPRRTRAASRERTRQRLLDCGRRAFGRRGHAATNLKEDVLGPARVSVGSFYHQFKDKTDLFLAILSEHGTTFRQMVHDANQPRKGASAEQIARHSFETVFAIAEKNADLFHIMLRERESEDARVRRFLREGRRRWIEGLVVDYRTILGDREVPDADLELAAELVQSMTFGAIVHFLGLSGDQRARERERLLDGLVRFTLGGLAALFENSGAPSPGRKD, from the coding sequence ATGCCCGCCGGAGCCCCAGGCCTGGAGCCGCGCCGGACGCGTGCCGCCTCCCGGGAGAGGACGCGTCAGCGACTGCTGGACTGCGGCCGGCGCGCCTTCGGTCGCCGGGGCCACGCCGCGACTAATCTGAAGGAGGATGTCCTCGGTCCCGCTCGTGTCTCGGTCGGCTCGTTCTACCACCAGTTCAAGGACAAGACGGACCTGTTCCTCGCGATTCTGAGCGAGCACGGCACGACCTTCCGACAGATGGTGCACGACGCGAACCAACCGCGGAAAGGCGCCTCGGCTGAGCAGATCGCGCGGCACTCCTTTGAGACGGTTTTCGCGATTGCCGAGAAGAACGCGGACTTGTTCCACATCATGCTCCGCGAGCGTGAGAGCGAAGACGCGCGCGTTCGGCGCTTCTTGCGGGAAGGTCGCCGCCGCTGGATCGAGGGCCTCGTCGTGGACTACCGCACGATCCTTGGCGATCGAGAGGTCCCCGATGCGGATCTCGAGCTTGCCGCCGAGCTTGTCCAGTCGATGACCTTCGGGGCGATCGTGCACTTTCTCGGTCTGAGTGGGGACCAGCGGGCCCGAGAGCGTGAACGTCTCCTCGACGGCCTCGTTCGTTTCACCCTCGGCGGCCTCGCCGCCTTGTTCGAGAACTCCGGTGCTCCAAGCCCAGGACGAAAGGACTGA
- a CDS encoding thioesterase family protein: MSDSVYTVEGNVYSPTKWAGSPWSTSMQHGGPVNGLFAREFERVAGEIGMQIGRITIDLFKAVPMDPLVAETRLLRQGKRVAAVETTLHPTDDSTLVSRATGLLLRAAPHDGRHWETPECAPPPPESTSPATHPGDSKIPFKMPPGFHEHLESHAGLDEAGPFVWMTTPLDLVTGETISPLQRATALTDMTLGTQMRMTVRGRAAAKPGETPPPAGALMINTDTTVYWERPFVGDDLGLRPSLITESDGIGTAEAILYDANGRVGRSLQTALVQRAFKRQPKA, translated from the coding sequence ATGAGCGACTCCGTCTACACAGTCGAAGGGAACGTCTACAGCCCGACGAAGTGGGCCGGGAGCCCTTGGTCCACGTCGATGCAGCACGGCGGCCCGGTGAACGGTCTGTTCGCCCGCGAGTTCGAGCGGGTGGCCGGCGAGATCGGAATGCAGATCGGCCGCATCACGATCGACCTCTTCAAGGCGGTTCCGATGGATCCGCTCGTGGCCGAGACCCGCTTGCTGCGCCAGGGCAAGCGAGTCGCCGCAGTCGAAACGACGCTCCATCCGACCGACGACAGCACCCTCGTCTCCCGGGCCACCGGCCTTCTGCTGCGTGCCGCCCCCCACGACGGCCGCCACTGGGAAACGCCGGAGTGCGCGCCTCCCCCACCGGAGAGCACCTCACCGGCAACGCACCCGGGCGACAGCAAGATCCCGTTCAAGATGCCTCCCGGGTTCCACGAGCACCTGGAGAGCCACGCGGGCCTCGACGAGGCCGGCCCCTTCGTGTGGATGACCACACCACTGGATCTCGTCACCGGGGAGACCATCTCGCCGCTGCAGCGCGCGACCGCCCTAACCGACATGACGCTCGGCACGCAGATGCGCATGACGGTGCGTGGCCGCGCCGCCGCAAAACCGGGCGAGACGCCGCCTCCGGCCGGGGCCTTGATGATCAACACCGACACCACCGTGTACTGGGAACGCCCGTTCGTCGGCGACGATCTCGGCCTGCGGCCGTCGTTGATCACCGAGAGCGACGGCATCGGAACCGCGGAAGCGATCCTCTACGACGCGAACGGTCGCGTCGGGCGCTCTTTGCAGACAGCCCTCGTGCAGCGCGCCTTCAAACGCCAACCGAAGGCCTGA
- a CDS encoding SDR family oxidoreductase, with product MILQDGRLLAEADWNGADASVSLGIASMPKCVVAKAGVIQLARQIAVNYASQGIRTNAIQPAGIQDNNLSPHVGEDREHQTTPLAKLPRPKPSLPIRRQGHARDEYGAPVAFLLLEDAGYITGASLPVDDGYLAT from the coding sequence TTGATTCTGCAAGACGGCCGCCTACTCGCTGAAGCCGACTGGAACGGCGCCGACGCCTCGGTGAGTCTCGGCATCGCCTCGATGCCGAAGTGCGTCGTCGCGAAAGCGGGCGTCATCCAACTCGCCCGACAGATCGCCGTCAACTACGCCAGCCAAGGCATCCGCACAAACGCGATTCAGCCGGCCGGGATACAAGACAACAACCTCTCCCCGCACGTCGGCGAAGACCGCGAGCATCAGACCACGCCCCTCGCGAAGCTCCCGCGGCCGAAGCCTTCGCTTCCCATCCGTAGGCAGGGCCACGCGCGTGATGAATACGGCGCCCCCGTCGCTTTCCTTCTCTTAGAAGACGCCGGATACATCACCGGCGCCTCCCTCCCCGTCGACGACGGCTACCTAGCGACCTGA
- a CDS encoding cytochrome P450 has translation MSMVHFDPFDYDFHEDPYPTYKRLREEAPCYHNSELEFWALSRHADVLAGFKDSDLFSNSKGVALEQVTDNAESALFILGMDPPRQQKFRGLVSKAFTGRRVDELEQRIRKIARSHAARAVEGGECDYVGDFAGKLPMDVISEMLGVPEGDRDELRAQADLVMHRADGTREIPNESAAASLELITYYVDFVKARRRSTGDGLVDALLTATVDGERLTDEQVISFLFLMTIAGNETTTKLLANAVYWLAKNPEQRRLVEADRSRIPQWIEETLRFDNSSQILGRVATRDVELHGETICEGGRVLLLVGAANRDPAVFEDPDRFDLTRDCTEFVSFGKGVHFCLGARLARLEGLIGLETALEFFPNYQVDDSSLVRVHNTNVRGFASMPITFDSGGDPGGDVR, from the coding sequence ATGTCCATGGTCCACTTCGATCCGTTCGATTACGACTTCCACGAAGATCCGTACCCGACGTACAAGCGCCTGCGCGAAGAGGCGCCGTGCTACCACAACTCGGAACTCGAGTTCTGGGCGTTGTCGCGTCACGCCGACGTGCTCGCCGGCTTCAAGGATTCGGACCTCTTCTCCAACAGCAAGGGCGTCGCGCTCGAGCAGGTGACCGACAACGCGGAGTCGGCCCTGTTCATTCTGGGGATGGACCCGCCGCGGCAGCAGAAGTTCCGCGGGCTCGTGTCGAAAGCGTTCACCGGTCGTCGCGTCGACGAGCTCGAGCAGCGGATCCGTAAGATCGCCAGGAGCCATGCGGCCCGTGCGGTCGAGGGCGGGGAGTGCGATTACGTCGGCGATTTTGCGGGAAAGCTCCCGATGGACGTTATCTCCGAGATGCTGGGCGTGCCCGAGGGGGATCGCGACGAACTCCGGGCGCAGGCCGACCTGGTCATGCATCGTGCGGACGGAACACGAGAGATCCCCAATGAATCGGCGGCCGCGTCGCTCGAGCTTATCACGTACTACGTCGATTTCGTGAAGGCCCGCCGTCGCTCGACCGGAGACGGTCTCGTCGATGCGCTCCTTACCGCCACCGTCGATGGCGAACGTCTCACCGACGAACAGGTTATCAGCTTTCTGTTCCTCATGACGATTGCCGGCAACGAGACGACGACCAAGCTACTGGCCAACGCCGTCTATTGGCTGGCGAAGAACCCCGAACAGCGCCGCCTTGTCGAAGCCGACCGCAGCCGAATCCCCCAGTGGATTGAAGAGACGCTACGCTTCGACAATTCGAGTCAGATACTCGGTCGCGTCGCCACCCGGGACGTTGAACTACACGGCGAGACCATCTGCGAAGGCGGCCGTGTCCTGCTCCTCGTCGGCGCCGCGAACCGAGACCCCGCCGTCTTCGAAGACCCCGACCGCTTCGACCTCACACGGGACTGCACCGAATTCGTCTCGTTCGGGAAGGGCGTCCACTTCTGTCTCGGCGCCCGCCTGGCCCGCCTCGAAGGCCTGATCGGTCTCGAAACCGCCCTAGAGTTTTTCCCCAACTACCAAGTCGACGACTCCAGCCTGGTCCGCGTCCACAACACCAACGTCCGCGGCTTCGCCTCCATGCCCATCACCTTCGATTCAGGTGGGGATCCAGGTGGGGACGTTCGTTAA